The proteins below come from a single Saccharopolyspora sp. SCSIO 74807 genomic window:
- a CDS encoding amidohydrolase family protein: MQQILTAPQLLIGPREQQFAPGALLIEDDTIAAVGTVPEIEYRVSSTARRRDYPNGTILPGLINCHVHLAFDGSSDPAGTLKSTEDPDLINDMGRRARQHLKSGVTTVRDLGDRRGLITELRHAIEHGAVAGPRILAACSPLTPPGGHCWFLGGEVATDTDIRDQVRHNAEHGADLIKVMGTGGQMTPDGPGMRDTQFSPVQLHLIVDTARAAGLPTAIHAYTADTIAAAVEARFSTIEHCTFLGQNGAPDLRDTVAENMATSGIAASPALPTGWRQMWDMLGEQRAESIAHRLRWLANHGVPLLFGSDAGVPISQHGDPVSTLELYEHIGFSNAAILELATTTSAHHIGLGDTTGTLRPGLAADILVTNGNPLHDLQALRDLQSTIRAGKDVPT, encoded by the coding sequence GTGCAGCAGATCCTGACCGCGCCCCAACTGCTGATCGGTCCCCGCGAACAACAGTTCGCCCCAGGCGCGCTACTCATCGAAGACGACACCATTGCCGCGGTCGGCACCGTGCCCGAGATTGAGTACCGCGTCTCCAGCACAGCAAGGCGCCGCGACTATCCCAACGGCACGATCCTGCCTGGGTTGATCAATTGCCATGTGCACCTGGCCTTCGACGGAAGCTCCGACCCCGCCGGTACCCTCAAGTCCACTGAGGACCCCGACCTGATCAACGACATGGGTCGCCGTGCTCGCCAGCACCTGAAATCCGGCGTCACCACAGTCCGCGACCTCGGCGATCGCCGCGGGCTGATCACCGAGTTGCGCCACGCCATCGAGCACGGCGCGGTCGCAGGCCCGCGCATCCTCGCCGCGTGTTCTCCGCTCACTCCGCCAGGAGGCCACTGCTGGTTCCTCGGCGGCGAAGTCGCCACAGATACCGACATCCGCGACCAAGTACGCCACAACGCGGAACACGGCGCCGACCTAATCAAAGTCATGGGCACCGGCGGACAGATGACCCCGGACGGCCCAGGAATGCGCGACACGCAGTTCTCCCCAGTACAACTGCACCTCATTGTCGACACAGCACGCGCAGCCGGCCTCCCGACAGCGATCCACGCTTACACCGCCGACACCATCGCCGCCGCCGTCGAAGCCAGGTTCAGCACCATCGAGCACTGCACCTTCCTCGGCCAAAACGGAGCACCGGACCTCCGCGACACCGTCGCCGAAAACATGGCCACCTCCGGCATCGCCGCCTCACCCGCACTACCCACCGGATGGCGCCAGATGTGGGACATGCTCGGAGAACAACGCGCCGAATCCATCGCCCACCGACTCCGATGGCTCGCCAACCACGGCGTGCCCCTGCTCTTCGGCAGCGACGCCGGAGTCCCCATCTCTCAGCACGGCGACCCAGTCAGCACCCTCGAACTCTACGAACACATCGGCTTCTCGAACGCCGCCATCCTCGAACTCGCGACAACCACCAGCGCACACCACATCGGCCTCGGCGACACCACCGGCACGCTACGCCCCGGACTCGCCGCCGACATCCTCGTCACCAACGGAAACCCACTCCACGACCTGCAGGCGCTACGCGACCTCCAAAGCACCATCCGAGCAGGCAAAGACGTGCCTACCTGA
- a CDS encoding MAB_1171c family putative transporter gives MLMVALTVLLWVATAVKAFQLVRAPDDRLLRTVAGGLAAAALAFTVGRAPIEGWLDNLVLGTPNLLRNLGMNLAFFSFLAFFVYSTHGRYSANQEMRRHRAIVAVLLLLECLAWATAPSSVRVSGEGSVHGALFQFVSVLALLYPLLASLPHAVRRSRRVQQRHLRIGLRILTVGLAAAVLANLLSATMTLVGVALGPDSAALAVLRRAYIVVILVAIPGLAIGLTLPIVTSMAAAIPLWWRHWREFRALRPLWKQMHEAFPDQTLRRPIGAVRPWSIHARRYRRACEIRDGLLMLAPYYPVRTPAGTLSTDTHAEQVREALRARAEARQDGSEAVGGPIATPIPQGVHGAGMDGDIRWLVELSQSLPRRGRAPSGHS, from the coding sequence ATGCTGATGGTTGCGCTCACCGTGCTGTTGTGGGTGGCGACTGCTGTGAAGGCTTTTCAGCTCGTGCGAGCACCGGATGATCGGCTGCTGCGCACGGTTGCAGGTGGCCTCGCTGCTGCGGCGCTGGCTTTCACGGTCGGACGCGCACCGATCGAAGGTTGGCTGGACAACCTGGTGCTCGGCACGCCGAACTTGCTGCGCAACCTCGGCATGAATTTGGCGTTCTTTTCCTTCCTGGCGTTTTTCGTGTACAGCACGCACGGGCGCTACAGCGCCAACCAGGAAATGCGACGGCACCGTGCCATCGTGGCGGTCCTCCTGCTGCTGGAGTGCCTGGCCTGGGCGACCGCGCCGTCGTCGGTGCGGGTCTCAGGTGAGGGCAGCGTCCACGGTGCGCTGTTCCAGTTCGTGTCGGTGCTCGCGCTGCTGTATCCGCTGTTGGCGTCTCTGCCGCACGCCGTGCGGCGTTCTCGCCGGGTCCAGCAGCGTCATCTTCGGATCGGGCTGCGGATCCTGACCGTGGGCTTGGCCGCGGCAGTGCTGGCCAATCTCCTGTCCGCAACCATGACCCTGGTCGGTGTCGCGCTCGGCCCCGACAGTGCTGCGCTTGCAGTGCTTCGCCGCGCTTACATCGTCGTCATCCTCGTGGCGATCCCTGGGCTGGCGATCGGACTCACCTTGCCCATCGTGACGAGCATGGCCGCTGCGATCCCGCTGTGGTGGCGGCACTGGCGGGAGTTCCGGGCTCTGCGTCCACTGTGGAAGCAAATGCACGAGGCGTTCCCGGACCAGACCCTGCGCCGTCCGATCGGCGCGGTACGCCCCTGGAGCATTCACGCTCGCCGCTACCGCCGGGCCTGCGAAATCCGGGACGGGCTGCTCATGCTCGCCCCGTACTACCCGGTGCGAACACCGGCCGGGACTCTCTCAACGGATACTCACGCGGAGCAGGTGCGCGAAGCATTGCGCGCGCGTGCCGAAGCCCGCCAGGACGGCAGCGAAGCCGTCGGTGGCCCGATCGCCACCCCGATCCCGCAAGGCGTCCACGGCGCGGGCATGGACGGCGACATCCGATGGCTCGTCGAACTCTCGCAGAGCCTGCCTCGTCGAGGCCGTGCACCGTCCGGTCACTCCTGA
- a CDS encoding XRE family transcriptional regulator, which yields MRRDDAAEHGQSVFVARLRRLFDEITYVDEAGRRRRFSNQYVGDGTGLSRSYIDGLRNGRNTNPGLNVLTALAQFFNEHRSPDTPSITVSFLAGDDSGASGENASLREQLADRDVRAIAMRAGEASPRTRRQILKMLDALESDQE from the coding sequence ATGCGCAGGGACGATGCCGCTGAGCACGGGCAGTCCGTGTTCGTGGCACGGTTGCGCAGGCTTTTCGACGAGATCACCTACGTCGACGAGGCGGGCAGGCGGCGACGGTTCTCGAACCAGTACGTCGGGGACGGAACCGGCTTGTCGAGAAGCTACATCGACGGGTTGCGCAACGGTCGCAACACCAACCCGGGCCTGAACGTCCTCACCGCGCTCGCGCAGTTCTTCAATGAACACCGCAGCCCGGATACGCCGTCGATCACGGTGAGCTTCCTCGCCGGCGACGACAGCGGCGCGTCCGGCGAGAACGCCTCGCTACGGGAACAGCTCGCCGACCGCGATGTGCGCGCCATCGCCATGCGTGCCGGGGAGGCCAGCCCACGGACACGGCGGCAGATCCTGAAGATGCTCGACGCTCTGGAATCCGATCAGGAGTGA
- a CDS encoding GGDEF domain-containing protein, translated as MQWKATAMLATGTCSLAWVGICSYAFEAHKAREQRHLASLRIYIAELERQLTCVSKQAWDTVAEVPLRAAWESLVDARLTAEPERTAVVWVDLDQFKQVNDRHGHLAGDAVLRAVARRLEEAFAAREPVVTRLGGDEFGVLVRDLDEDTDLARFAALMEEPVALPHGRSVPVAASVGFAHARELPHETGRWELLRCADAASYAHKPHRSGEVGAAPTPRSRKGFAAAAVLGAAR; from the coding sequence ATGCAGTGGAAAGCCACAGCGATGCTGGCGACAGGTACGTGCTCGCTCGCCTGGGTCGGCATCTGCAGCTACGCCTTTGAAGCCCATAAAGCGCGCGAACAACGGCATCTCGCCTCGCTGAGGATCTACATCGCCGAGCTCGAACGGCAGCTCACATGCGTGAGTAAGCAGGCGTGGGACACCGTGGCCGAAGTGCCGCTACGAGCGGCGTGGGAGTCGCTCGTCGATGCCCGGCTCACAGCAGAGCCGGAGCGCACCGCGGTGGTCTGGGTCGACCTCGATCAGTTCAAGCAGGTCAACGACCGGCATGGACATTTGGCCGGAGACGCGGTGCTGCGCGCGGTGGCGCGGCGGTTGGAGGAAGCCTTCGCCGCGCGTGAGCCGGTGGTGACTCGCCTCGGCGGGGACGAGTTCGGGGTCCTTGTGCGCGATCTCGACGAAGACACCGACCTAGCGCGATTCGCGGCATTGATGGAAGAGCCGGTCGCATTGCCGCACGGACGATCAGTGCCCGTCGCTGCCTCGGTGGGTTTCGCGCACGCCCGTGAATTGCCGCACGAGACCGGGCGATGGGAGCTGTTGCGGTGCGCCGACGCAGCATCCTATGCGCACAAACCCCACCGCAGCGGCGAAGTCGGCGCGGCGCCGACTCCCCGCTCCCGTAAGGGCTTTGCGGCGGCTGCGGTGCTGGGAGCAGCGCGATGA